In Halichondria panicea chromosome 13, odHalPani1.1, whole genome shotgun sequence, one genomic interval encodes:
- the LOC135346154 gene encoding uncharacterized protein LOC135346154, with translation MSSSTDSRDVQRGGCNCPQCDCGQYDGGTEGRKCNHCGHPPGKHVNMNTGIASLAPTTTSFLPSYPIQDGYSPQFTTHSAPDQSTMSMSPQGAVQPRPSQLRSPFKRPRPTTASPPALRSPAPRLALALPLDQQCKLSGCSRRRYTEGGRVHDCCGKTHATEYAKQNCHITSELQCKTPGCYKQRYPNRQGGHFDYCAKYCRDSGGKPQGSMLASASMPDMALTGGYGICQFPQCGRQKYCDPANGRVHDFCGRSHAYRARVEGITTAVNIRVATAQELSTIAGKFKQSWASAKGACPAVSFVYIISNSQLTQRWTTYRSGLQKKDVEEYYHGTKLTCNITATSTLCNDQNCGACGISNTGLDRRYIRKNINYQRFGHGFYLAPNSSKCHDYTQGCSSYRAMLLFDVCPGNKYNLKKNNEKLTGPPQGFDSVYGQTGGGNLNYEELVVYNADAALPKCIIVYQKDGEGKIAK, from the exons ATGAGCTCCAGCACTGATTCCAGAGATGTGCAGAGAGGCGGTTGCAATTGCCCTCAATGTGACTGTGGCCAGTATGATGGAGGAACTGAAGGAAGGAAATGCAATCACTGTGGTCACCCTCCTGGAAAGCATGTGAACATGAACACAGGCATTGCTTCTTTGGCACCAACAACTACTTCGTTCTTACCATCTTATCCTATACAAGATGGTTACAGCCCCCAATTTACTACCCACTCTGCACCCGATCAATCGACTATGTCGATGTCACCTCAAGGAGCTGTGCAACCACGACCGAGTCAATTACGAAGTCCCTTCAAGCGGCCACGACCAACTACTGCTTCCCCACCAGCATTACGTTCACCTGCACCTCGGCTAGCCCTAGCCC TTCCACTTGACCAGCAGTGTAAGCTCAGTGGATGCTCAAGGAGGAGATACACTGAAGGTGGTCGTGTACATGACTGTTGTGGGAAAACACATGCGACGGAGTATGCCAAACAAAATT GTCATATTACATCCGAGTTGCAATGCAAGACTCCTGGATGCTACAAACAGAGGTACCCAAATCGCCAAGGAGGACATTTTGATTACTGTGCCAAATATTGTCGTGACAGTGGAGGCAAACCACAAGGGTCAATGCTTGCTTCAG ctTCAATGCCGGACATGGCTCTGACAGGCGGCTATGGTATCTGTCAGTTCCCTCAGTGTGGAAGACAAAAGTACTGTGATCCTGCCAACGGGAGGGTGCATGACTTCTGTGGGAGATCCCATGCTTACCGAGCCAGAGTGGAAG GAATCACCACTGCTGTGAATATCAGAGTAGCCACTGCACAAGAGCTCTCCACAATTGCAGGGAAGTTCAAGCAGTCATGGGCTAGTGCAAAAGGGGCTTGTCCAGCAGTTTCATTTGTCTACATCATCAGCAACTCCCAGCTTACACAAAGATGGACCACATACAGAAGTGGGTTACAGAAGAAGGACGTTGAAGAGTACTACCATGGTACTAAACTAACATGCAACATTACAGCGACTTCAACTCTGTGTAACGACCAAAATTGTGGTGCATGTGGTATCTCAAACACTGGACTGGATCGAAGATACATTCGAAAGAACATTAACTACCAGAGATTTGGTCATGGCTTTTACCTCGCTCCCAATTCATCAAAATGCCATGACTACACCCAAGGATGCTCCTCGTATAGAGCTATGCTGTTGTTTGATGTTTGTCCTGGAAATAAGTACAACCTCAAGAAAAACAATGAGAAATTAACAGGTCCACCTCAAGGATTCGATTCTGTTTATGGACAGACAGGAGGAGGCAACTTGAACTATGAAGAACTAGTAGTGTACAACGCTGATGCTGCCCTTCCAAAATGTATTATTGTGTACCAAAAGGACGGTGAAGGAAAAATAGCAAAATAG
- the LOC135346164 gene encoding uncharacterized protein LOC135346164, translating into MKDIQGSQRGKCNTCECEEYRTSPTQPGQLRCEYCNHTPVEHVRIIELGACSSCGKDECDKYQSEDPNSYTDCEYCGCPAQLHAGADKLRKPRPQQPSAPMTSGQMMSQGEGASGFQPRYDAHEQPVQKIIFGECKCPGCKYPKRKEGDKIHDFCSRTCAKKFNELQSSFHQQKVAATKTAQQGSSPRAYGQPPGSSAISSGPMSYYSKMQGQGPPMLPSDSLPLSHSGRSMPPGPSTQSMPATAGGKMCSKCRVRQANPGKSWCDQCYMQSQMNS; encoded by the exons ATGAAAGACATCCAAGGATCTCAGCGGGGCAAATGCAACACTTGTGAGTGTGAAGAGTACCGTACTTCACCCACACAGCCTGGACAGTTGCGTTGTGAGTACTGCAACCATACACCAGTAGAGCATGTCAGGATCATAGAACTGGGAGCTTGCAGTAGCTGTGGCAAAGACGAGTGCGACAAGTACCAGTCTGAGGATCCAAACAGCTACACTGACTGTGAATACTGTGGCTGCCCTGCTCAATTGCATGCTGGAGCTGATAAAC TACGCAAGCCTCGTCCTCAGCAACCAAGTGCACCCATGACGTCTGGTCAGATGATGTCCCAGGGCGAGGGCGCCTCCGGGTTCCAACCAAGATATGATGCTCATGAACAACCTGTTCAAAAAATAATATTTGGGGAGTGTAAATGTCCTGGGTGTAAATATCCAAAGCGAAAAGAAGGTGACAAGATCCACGATTTCTGTAGCAGGACATGTGCTAAGAAGTTCAATGAACTTCAATCATCCTTTCACCAGCAGAAGGTTGCTGCCACCAAGACAG CTCAACAAGGTAGCTCCCCGAGGGCTTACGGACAGCCACCAGGATCATCTGCTATCTCCAGTGGACCCATGAGCTACTACTCTAAAATGCAAGGACAAGGCCCTCCGATGCTACCAAGTGATAGTTTGCCTCTCTCCCATTCTGGTAGATCTATGCCCCCGGGCCCTTCTACTCAGTCCATGCCAGCAACAGCTGGTGGCAAGATGTGCTCCAAGTGTCGAGTGAGACAAGCTAACCCAGGGAAGAGCTGGTGTGACCAGTGCTATATGCAGTCACAGATGAACTCTTAA
- the LOC135346174 gene encoding uncharacterized protein LOC135346174 isoform X2 — protein sequence MSLTFGQMMSMMSGQMMSQAQGASGFQPRYDAHEQPAKKIMHGTCKCPGCTFPKQREGDKICSRTCAKKFNDLQSSFQQQKVAATKKTLAPALGGSGQRSHGAVLSSGNQATSRSSGSGRQVVVKVLFQNVKKKDIGLIVGEKTYRCPTFTGLLVLGFEYNTKAEHLIMSGEVRVLDVITSLNDKEVSPLTYKEEATKNRSCSLELNRSIALPQLKPLMDNAKYCNPTFLVAVQNPREYQNCSTQKGFGLTVISHLTTTTVSSVTKNSPARFSGLEYEDEIITYGFVKHYVLETGTGMLSNVDLDLAAIVRKTLVLVVKRP from the exons ATGTCCTTGACGTTTGGTCAGATGATGTCCATGATGTCTGGTCAGATGATGTCCCAGGCCCAGGGCGCCTCCGGGTTCCAACCAAGATATGATGCTCATGAACAACCTGCCAAGAAAATAATGCATGGAACTTGTAAATGTCCTGGGTGTACTTTTCCAAAGCAAAGAGAAGGTGACAAGATCTGTAGCAGGACATGTGCTAAGAAGTTCAACGATCTTCAATCATCCTTTCAACAACAAAAGGTTGCTGCCACCAAGAAGACACTAGCTCCAGCATTAGGAGGGAGTGGTCAACGTTCTCATGGTGCTGTTCTGTCATCAGGTAACCAGGCAACTTCAAGATCCTCCGGCTCAG GAAGGCAGGTGGTGGTCAAAGTGTTGTTTCAAAACGTAAAAAAAAAAGATATTGGCCTCATTGTCGGTGAAAAGACGTACAGATGTCCCACATTTACTGGG CTGCTGGTGCTTGGATTTGAATACAATACTAAAGCTGAACACCTGATTATGAGTGGTGAAGTACGTGTGCTGGATGTGATCACTTCATTGAACGACAAAGAAGTCAGCCCGTTAACCTATAAagaagaagcaacaaagaatAGGTCATGTTCTCTGGAACTAAACAGATCAATTGCACTTCCTCAACTTAAGCCACTCATGGACAACG CCAAATACTGTAATCCAACCTTTCTTGTTGCTGTTCAAAATCCGAGAGAATATCAGAATTGTTCAACTCAAAAAGGATTTGGACTGACTGTCATT TCTCATCTTACTACCACCACTGTGAgttctgtgacaaagaactCGCCAGCACGATTTAGCGGACTAGAGTACGAAGATGAGATAATTACCTATGGGTTTGTGAAACACTATGTGTTGGAAACAGGGACAGGAATGTTGTCCAATGTTGATCTGGATCTGGCTGCAATAGTTAGAAAAACACTTGTCTTAGTTGTAAAGAGACCGTGA
- the LOC135346174 gene encoding uncharacterized protein LOC135346174 isoform X1 translates to MQHLTDCEYCGCYAQLHAGADKLRKPRPQSQHSSASLTFGQLMSLTFGQMMSMMSGQMMSQAQGASGFQPRYDAHEQPAKKIMHGTCKCPGCTFPKQREGDKICSRTCAKKFNDLQSSFQQQKVAATKKTLAPALGGSGQRSHGAVLSSGNQATSRSSGSGRQVVVKVLFQNVKKKDIGLIVGEKTYRCPTFTGLLVLGFEYNTKAEHLIMSGEVRVLDVITSLNDKEVSPLTYKEEATKNRSCSLELNRSIALPQLKPLMDNAKYCNPTFLVAVQNPREYQNCSTQKGFGLTVISHLTTTTVSSVTKNSPARFSGLEYEDEIITYGFVKHYVLETGTGMLSNVDLDLAAIVRKTLVLVVKRP, encoded by the exons ATGCAACACTTGACTGACTGTGAATACTGTGGCTGTTATGCTCAATTGCATGCTGGAGCTGATAAAC TACGCAAACCCCGTCCTCAAAGCCAACACTCAAGTGCGTCCTTGACGTTTGGCCAGCTGATGTCCTTGACGTTTGGTCAGATGATGTCCATGATGTCTGGTCAGATGATGTCCCAGGCCCAGGGCGCCTCCGGGTTCCAACCAAGATATGATGCTCATGAACAACCTGCCAAGAAAATAATGCATGGAACTTGTAAATGTCCTGGGTGTACTTTTCCAAAGCAAAGAGAAGGTGACAAGATCTGTAGCAGGACATGTGCTAAGAAGTTCAACGATCTTCAATCATCCTTTCAACAACAAAAGGTTGCTGCCACCAAGAAGACACTAGCTCCAGCATTAGGAGGGAGTGGTCAACGTTCTCATGGTGCTGTTCTGTCATCAGGTAACCAGGCAACTTCAAGATCCTCCGGCTCAG GAAGGCAGGTGGTGGTCAAAGTGTTGTTTCAAAACGTAAAAAAAAAAGATATTGGCCTCATTGTCGGTGAAAAGACGTACAGATGTCCCACATTTACTGGG CTGCTGGTGCTTGGATTTGAATACAATACTAAAGCTGAACACCTGATTATGAGTGGTGAAGTACGTGTGCTGGATGTGATCACTTCATTGAACGACAAAGAAGTCAGCCCGTTAACCTATAAagaagaagcaacaaagaatAGGTCATGTTCTCTGGAACTAAACAGATCAATTGCACTTCCTCAACTTAAGCCACTCATGGACAACG CCAAATACTGTAATCCAACCTTTCTTGTTGCTGTTCAAAATCCGAGAGAATATCAGAATTGTTCAACTCAAAAAGGATTTGGACTGACTGTCATT TCTCATCTTACTACCACCACTGTGAgttctgtgacaaagaactCGCCAGCACGATTTAGCGGACTAGAGTACGAAGATGAGATAATTACCTATGGGTTTGTGAAACACTATGTGTTGGAAACAGGGACAGGAATGTTGTCCAATGTTGATCTGGATCTGGCTGCAATAGTTAGAAAAACACTTGTCTTAGTTGTAAAGAGACCGTGA
- the LOC135346175 gene encoding uncharacterized protein LOC135346175, translating to MAEDKLCFQCDFHPRLQGDFLCRSCKLDHKLCYECGEKERNHPFKLCTECYQAQRKGTVVQESSMLKRLDSEQQTHKDILKHFKKEWVKITPKCPTPPVPLVIYAVQNKQLTKSFHEYSDRIKQGDQKATNSDLFFHGTKLTCNLLERDDCCQDTNCGICGISSNGFDSHRIGSNIPRFQRFGKGIYLAPNSSKCHDYTQGNPLHKVRAQLLCLVACGAKYEIRQDSTTLTGPPEEYNSVHGVAGGSLNYDEIVVFDVAAVMPQFIVVYELDGVEKIAK from the exons atggctGAGGACAAACTCTGCTTTCAATGTGACTTCCATCCTCGCCTTCAAGGAGACTTTCTGTGCAGGTCCTGTAAACTAGACCACAAGCTGTGTTATGAGTGTGGGGAGAAGGAAAGAAACCATCCTTTCAAGCTCTGTACAGAGTGCTACCAAGCACAAAGAAAGGGAACAG TAGTTCAAGAGTCAAGCATGCTCAAGCGACTAGACTCAGAGCAACAAACGCACAAAGATATATTGAAGCACTTCAAGAAAGAATGGGTGAAAATCACTCCCAAATGTCCTACCCCTCCCGTGCCATTGGTGATATATGCTGTACAGAACAAGCAGCTGACAAAATCATTTCACGAGTACAGCGATCGAATCAAGCAAGGCGACCAGAAGGCTACAAACTCCGATCTGTTTTTCCATGGAACTAAACTAACGTGCAATTTACTAGAGCGTGATGATTGTTGTCAAGACACAAACTGTGGAATATGTGGAATATCTTCCAATGGATTTGATTCCCATCGAATTGGTAGCAATATTCCTCGATTTCAGCGATTTGGTAAAGGAATCTACCTCGCTCCTAATTCTTCAAAATGTCACGACTACACTCAAGGCAATCCGCTCCATAAAGTACGTGCTCAGTTGCTGTGTTTGGTGGCATGTGGTGCAAAGTACGAGATTCGTCAAGACAGCACGACTCTCACTGGTCCTCCAGAAGAATACAATTCAGTGCATGGTGTTGCTGGAGGCTCTCTGAACTATGATGAGATAGTGGTGTTTGATGTAGCTGCTGTTATGCCTCAGTTTATTGTTGTGTATGAGTTAGATGGTGTGGAAAAGATTGCAAAATGA
- the LOC135346173 gene encoding uncharacterized protein LOC135346173, whose product MATRSLTGTVCRYPGCSKPGYKEPSGYTHNFCGRTHAEMYRSIPLTSPTPTTSAFSYSRPAKSAQTTKSALKPLKALQKYVSPSSNEIKFYNSYDPFYEFTNFYPTFMTIDRSSWPSSEHYFQAQKFVGTPYVEKIRKMSSARETFQFSRNPAVSQWRRSDWDQVKDDIMLKALRCKFGQSDRLRSLLLGTGDKKLIEHTENDSYWGDGGGKGKGLNKLGELLMKVRRELKEMEKTKSPLKRSNSFSISSTKSSKPKYTDDMNTLGRTSPFSLSRRLSGSQNSLHTPSSTHRVDYTPSSTHRVRFLSPSLVHRPPLSATSRTQPNKQGTTSPRQQTTPSNRTQSTTRRHVGNDSSQVASALTHIYRY is encoded by the exons ATGGCAACAAGATCACTCACTG GTACAGTATGCAGGTACCCAGGCTGCTCCAAGCCAGGATACAAGGAGCCCAGTGGCTACACACACAACTTCTGTGGACGAACACATGCTGAGATGTACAGGTCAATTCCTCTCACTTCCCCCACCCCAACCACCTCGGCATTCTCATACTCAA GACCGGCTAAGTCAGCACAAACAACAAAAAGTGCTCTGAAACCATTGAAGGCACTTCAAAAATATGTATCACCGTCATCAAACGAGATAAAGTTCTACAATAGTTATGACCCCTTCTACGAGTTTACAAACTTTTATCCAACATTTATGACAATTGATAGAAGTTCTTGGCCTTCTTCTGAACACTACTTTCAAGCTCAAAAATTTGTCGGTACTCCATATGTAGAGAAAATAAGGAAAATGTCTTCAGCTAGAGAAACGTTCCAGTTTTCGAGGAACCCAGCTGTATCTCAATGGCGAAGGTCAGATTGGGACCAAGTGAAAGATGACATCATGCTGAAAGCTCTAAGATGTAAGTTTGGGCAATCAGACAGACTGCGTTCTCTTCTTCTTGGCACAGGAGACAAGAAACTCATTGAGCACACAGAGAATGATTCTTACTGGGGAGACGGTGGAGGGAAAGGAAAAGGCTTGAACAAACTCGGCGAACTGCTCATGAAAGTACGACGAGAGCTCAAAGAAATGGAGAAAACAAAAAGCCCTTTGAAAAGAAGCAACTCATTTTCAATTTCTAGCACAAAATCATCGAAACCGAAGTACACAGATGATATGAACACTTTGGGACGCACTTCTCCGTTCTCATTATCTCGTCGCTTGTCAGGATCACAGAACTCTTTACACACACCAAGCAGCACCCACAGAGTAGACTACACACCAAGCAGCACCCACAGAGTAAGATTCTTATCTCCTTCACTGGTACACAGGCCCCCCCTCAGCGCCACTTCTCGCACACAACCCAACAAACAAGGCACTACTAGTCCAAGACAACAGACCACTCCTTCTAACAGAACTCAATCTACCACAAGGCGACACGTGGGAAATGATTCCAGTCAAGTGGCTTCTGCTCTTACACACATATATAGATATTAG